Below is a genomic region from Neurospora crassa OR74A linkage group VII, whole genome shotgun sequence.
AGTAGTAGCTTTTTTTCCGTTGTACGAAGAGTCTCGCGCGGAAGTGAAAGTGTGAATACCCTCATCCGGAACCGcccccccaccccccccccccccccgagGCCTAACTatagaggaaaaagaaaaaaaaaaaaaaaaaaaaaaaaaaaaaaaaaaaaaaaaaaaaaggaaaaaataaGACAGAAACTCTAAGACCCTTATAGTGTCCCTTTCAGAAGGTCATTATAGGGGTCTTTAGCTTTTACCATTTTACACCCAAATCCGACCAATCAGAAGCCTCCCTCAACCAACAGTGCTAGATCTCACAACAAGGCTGGGCTAGTTATCTGCTCTAAGATTTGGAACTACCCTTGTAACCCCCTCTCAAGCCTTGACACTCTCCTTATATTTCCGCTGTggtagttaattatttattacattCGTCAGATTAGCAGTGCCAGCCACTTGCCCAGTCTACGTGCCGTGACAGTTACGAATGAATATCGCTTTTTTGGATACCAACGcatttttttattactaggTAGTCTCTTGTTTTTTTGCCTTGATTGTGTATTCACTGTTTACTTcgtatgtagaggtatctttATCATGTCGTCAAAGTTTCGTGATTATTGCGACTAGTTAATACCATCATTCCTTGCATCCAGACGTTTGTGCCATGCCTGTATTTGACAATGTTCCGACGATTGAGGATTTCCCATATGAAGTTTACGAAGGGAAGTCGTCAAGTTCATGGTCATCCGCATGTTTAGACATCGGAAGTTCAGAATAGGTTCTCAGACATTCGAAACTCTTACCAGCTGCCGTGGATGGTTGATGCAAGGCAACAAGATGCAGGAGTGTTTACAGTTCCCGTCGCTTAAGATCCCATCTAGAGTTCGTAGTCACAAATCTGTCATGAAAATCGAGCTTCTTTTTACCCCATGCTGTACAGCCCAGCCCACAGGAAAAAGCTATTTTATTCGGGCTTCTCTACTTCCGAAAACATATCAGCTTCGAAATCATATCACTCATGTATCCACAAGGCTTTCTTATACAAGATATAGGGTTGAAGATATTTGACCGCTCTGTTGCGTTCCAACCTAGTCGAGCATGCCAGTCGCTGTCCACCGAACCTCATGTTGGTAAAAAGACCGTAACCTCCACTGAAAGAACTAAGTCTCAGGAAGCCTCGACTCTATCCCAACGTCTCCCAAAGGGATTAGCCTTCGGCAAGGAAACCGCTGGCTCAAAGATTCCCTTGCTGGGGCGACTGAGCGAGACTAAGGGTGACATGGCACATGCTACCCTCGCGGCAAGCCCATCAGTCAGCCATGAGAGGACCAAAAAGGACAATGTGTCTTCAGTAGGCCTCTGGTTCAGTGAAGCTAACTCGGGATGCCTTACTGGGTCTGATCGGTTACACTGCGCCCAACGAAAGCTCATTCTGGAACGGTACGAGTATGGAAAGGCCGGTATTGGCTCGCTGTACTGGGACACGACCGATGGCGTGACAACTTACATGAATAAGCCTCTCAGCTGAGGCGCCGTGATCATGAAGTCGACCAGGTTCCCCGAAGAATCCGCTGGATAATTAGGTATCGTGTCGTTACCGATCCAGGAGACATTGAGGTCTCAACTGCGAGGTTCCGTAAGAACAGAGAGCGATGAGTGCTCCAGATATGGTAGCACTAGAGGTTGCTGACACCCTTCCCCGAGCACATCAATGAGGATAGTGAGCTAGCCTCGACCTTGCGTGGGGCTATTGACCCTTTAAACGCCCATCCATGCTGCACGGCGGCTATGATGCCCCGCGTACTTGGTGTGTCGTCTCCAGCGAACAGACGGTGTATGGGCGAACTGTTCGAGAGTGGCCAATATCAGCTATTGGCTCTTTCAGGTTTCGGGTGCTCCGACCGCAACAACATATGCCTCTGGCGAAAGGGTGAGCTGCTTTATCTGTGTCTTACCCATCAATCCTATGAGTCTGGATGCTAACCTGAATCGTGTAATCAAAAAGGAGTACGAGCTGGCAGAATACAAGCGGTAATCTGAAGATGGTCGACGTAAATAGTTATGTTTTTAGATGTTGTACATAGATTGTATAATTACCTCTATCTACCAGCAAATGTTCGCACCTGCAGGTGACCAGGACCTCGTTAGTCCGTTTGGGGACCAGCTTTTTTGAGGAAATAATTCGTGATAgtattttcctttctccCTTCCGGTGTCGCCAggtcctttttcttcctacttcccaCGCCAACCTCCATCAATGCCATTAGCTCTTCGAACTCCTTCGTGGGTACAATCCCCCCGCTAGCCTCCTTATGTCCTCTCGCAAAAGAATCTCCAAGTCTATCCCTCAGACTCGAATCCCCGGCCGTTTCCACGATGCCGTTTAACAGCTCAATGATGTTCACCTCCCCCCTAACGCCACTCCTTTCCTTTGCACACTTGGCCACCCTGCACGAGAAGTTCACGTTCCCTTCCCGATACCCCTCATTAgcagccatcaccacctcaaGCCTAGCACTTTTCAAGTGTCCCGCCCACCTCGTCGCAATGACCGGATGCACCTGTGCCTTGCTATTCATTATCAAAACCGCCACGCGCCCATCGCTCGAAAATTTGGGCGGGACGTGTGTGCACCGTTCCACCTCGGCGTTGACCTCTACCCTTGCCGCCAAGAGCGCCTTGTTAGCGAGCAGATCGACCGGGCTGACGGCCTCCGTCAGTGCCTCCCATGCGGCATGGACGTTATATGCGGCTGTGCGGCGCGGTGCGTTGATAAGAGAGACTGAGTCGTTGATCCTTTTGCGCGTGTACCTCTTGAGCACGACACCCATATCGGGAAAGGGCGGTTGCCACTTAAAGTTTGTGCCCAAATCTCCATGCGTACCAAGAACGGCCAGCCACGCGCACTGCTGTTCAATGGCAGGGTGAAGAGGACGGCATATGAGGTAGGTTAGCAGGGCAGATGTAGATACAGGCGGGAAGTTGCAGGCAGTGACATGCTGAGAACCAGACGGAAACTCGTCTTCGGCAGCCTGGTGGTGGTCGATGATAAGGGCTCTGTGGTTTGGGATATTGACAACAGGCAAGGAGCGCCGGGAGCCTTGGTCCAGGACGAAGACGTACGATGGAGACAGCTTTGTCATGGCCGTCCGCTCCGAAGGGTCGTGGATGTTATTCCCTCTTTGGACGAGGTGAGTGGTAATAAGACTTGAGggcaggccaagaaggacgagagTCCGTTGAAGGATTGAGCCAGATGCGAGTCCATCCGCGTCCTTGTCAGGAACGATGAGCGTTCTGGATTTGGCGGTAGCACTACTAAGTATAAGCAGCCATGCAAACAAAGCGGAGTGCGGTTGGGATCAGACCATTCTAGAATAAAGCGTCTCGCCGCTTCAATCTCCTCCTTTTTGGCAGGCCAGTTGGTTCCTGGGGCCTCGCCGCTACCATGGCTGGCTGGTGATCCTATTCGTGCCCGTTTCGAGCTTTGAGATTCCGTGAACGAAGATGCAAGCCGCTTCATAGTGCAAGCCGTGTGCTGGAGTATCCGAGCAGTTGATCTGCGACTGGTGATGGTCCAAAGTACACGAACGTGCTCGGATGTCAGGACATGCGCCCGTCTCAGGGGGGGCATAACGATACCTCTGACGTTATAGGCCGCTCCGTCATGCTTTGTGCAGCTAGGTTGGGCCGCAGAAGATATGTGCTGTCATACATGATGGTGAATGAGTTAAAACAAAGACAGACCAGCAGAAATGACGTCAGCCACCTGGGAGGCTGATGGCAAGGTTCATGTAGGATTCCGATCCAAGTGCGCTTTCGTTGCACTCCCAAAAGCAATGGAATTGTTTGACTCAAGAACCCGCTTTAATGCATGTTTACACAACCTTCAAGGGTTTCCCTCCGAACGCCTAGAACACCACCAATGACAATATTCATTTTCCACCCAACAGGCGCAGCACGCCCACGATGCACACTGGTCTACCACAGTTCCAGCTAGCCTCGATGGGCAAGGCGCAACATGTACAGAAGAAGGTAAAGAGGGGAAACGACTCGACGCCACGCTGTTTGCTCGGCTGGTCTCCGAGGCGAGAGCTGTTCATACTCCTTTCTCTCCGCTTATTCGGCCTTTTCGATCAGCGACTCGGAAGACTTCACCCGTTGCGCCCACTCACTACACAGAGTTAGTCATGGATGCATGGGTTTGATGGAGATCGAGGGTGTCAGTCAAAAGCACTTACGTCCAGCTTCCATCATAAACTTTGCTCTTCTCAGGCGATCCAAACTGCGCCTCGTTGAGCGCTGTTTCAAGGACGCAGGCCGTGACGCCGGTTCCGCAGCTGGAGATGATGGGCTTTGATGGATCAACGCCCGCCCTGGCGAAGACCTCCTTCAACTTGTCGGCTGGCAAGAAGGCCTTGGTGCTGGAGTCCAAGACAGCACTGAAGGGAATGTTGATGGAGCCGGGCATGTGGCCCGAGGACAGACCCTCTctcggctccggctccgtgCCACTCCAGCGACCGGGCGATCTCGCATCCAGGATCTGCACGCTCTTGGAGCCCTCTTTACTGGAGTCAATGGCAACTTGGCGGACCTCCTCGAAGCTTGCGACCTTGTCCTCATTCATCTCGGGAATGGGATATGTACCGCACTCAATCGTCCAGACGTTTCCGGATTCGGTAGGGAGACCCTCCTCGATCCATAGCTTGAAGTTGTTGAGAATGTGAACCTTGGGGTGGCCAAAGACCTTCATGGTCCAGCCAACACGGGGGGCGCTGAAGATGCCCAGCTCTTGGCTGTCGTAGATGACCACAGTGTCTTCGCGGCGGATGCCGAGCTCACTCATGGCAGCGGCAAAGTCTTTGGAGCTGGGTAGCATGTGGGGGTAAGGGCTGCGCTTATCGATGACCTTGTCAAGGTCGAAGAAGCGTGCCTTGGGGATTCTCTTTTCGATGAAAACGTCGAGGCCGGTGCGCTTTTGTGGGTCGTTTGGAAGGAACCAGGAGGCGCATAGAGGAATGACACGGGGTTCGGATGAgatgggagaaggaggagcttTCTTGAGGGCTTCGTGCAGCTCCTTGGGGGTAACTAAATAGCTTGAGAAGCAGCGGACGGCCCCCGTTTTGGCGGCAGTCGAGCGCATCGAAGCCCGAAGGGGGCTTATGACTCCCACGCGAGCCATTTTGAATATACCACTTTGTGCTGTCTACCTGTTGTCGGTAGTGATAGGTTGTGTCGAGGATGCGCCGGGCTACCTTTATGGAGGAGCAAGGCGGCGATAAGGGGTTTTCGTAGTGCCGCAGTCGAAGCTGATGTTCGGCGGTGCTGTTGATTGGAGCAAGTCGAGACAAGCGACAGACGGCCGATGCAAGGTACCTAGACGTAGAAGCAGAGGTTGAGAGAGGGCAAGTGGATTCGGCGTTGCCTGGTTCCTGGTGTTCGGACTACGGCCCGGAAATTGAGTGCGCAGAAAACGAGCTCGGTCGAAGCAGTCTCAGTCACTTGAGGTATCGAGCATGTCTACAAGCTGGCAAGCaaagaaaagacaaaaaaaagaaaaagagggggCCTtgaggagaggaaaggaaaccgcaaaaaaagagaaaaaaaaaaatgaaaaaataATGAAGGGACCCAGCAAGCCGAAATCTCAGTAGCCCAAGGATGAGGACTGTGGATGCGGGGTTTAGACTGCCTTTGTCATACTAACTTTTAGCATGGGACCTTGGCTGTTCATGCCAGCGATGAGGTAGGTGGACGCCCAGCAATCAATATGGTGCAATGTGCAGGGGCCCCTTAGGCTCGGCGCTGTATTACAGACTGGgctactaggtacctaggtacctagctagTTTTCATCCAAACTGTTTTAGAGATGCTTTCAGAGAGCTTGGGCCACACTGACCGATACTTTACACTTACATACGGTACTGCGTAGTGGAAGAAACAGCTGGAGGAGGTCCTGCCTCCTTATACTTAACAGTGCGCTGCCTGGCGCTAGCAGTACGTAAGTGCTAGCTTCCAATACCTATGGCAACCCTGGTATGCCATTTGCAACGGGTCAATAACCGCCGACCTCAGCAAGTGCATTTCCTGTTTCGTTGTTAATCGGCCGTTTGGTACGGGCATCTAACATTTCCCTACACACTTACGTCGAGACTTTGACGTCGGATCGGATATCACCACGCACTCATAAGCAACTGCAACCCGGATCTCTCTGGTCTCACACGCTCGCATCGAACGAGAGATTCAAAAAGACAGTTGAAATGAAGGTCAAGATCAAAAAGTGGAACGCCGTCGCGACTTGGCGATGGGATCTCCCAGAAGACGATGTCTGCGGCATCTGCCAGGTCCACTTTGATGGCACATGCCCGACTTGCAAATACCCGGGCGACGAGTGCAGCCTGTGTAAGACGCCAGTGAAGTCCTTCGATGACACGACATCCAGCTGACCATCTGGCGCGTATGTTCCCAGTGTCTGGGAAATGCGGTCACAACTTTCACATGGTATGCTGTttcttttccatctttcctctttcctcgCTCTCTCGTTGACCAACATAATAGCATTGTATCCTCGAGTGGATAAAACAGGACTCTGCCAAAGGCCAATGCCCCATGTGCCGCCAAAGTGAGTCGTTGGATCCATTTTCCTCCGCGCTTAGATTCGGACGCGGCGCCTGACTATTTGGGTAGAATTCGAATGGAATGGTCGCCCCTATGCTACCGAAACGTCACTGGCCGACACGATCCAAGGCCAAACGCTCGCCGAAAATTGATTCCGCGGTACTTGCTAGGGAGCTATGGAGCTTTCTTGTAACTTCCCTCCAGCCTAAGAGTTATAAACAGTTATGAATAAGCAAGCTTTTTCTATACACAAACTACTTTTATTGCTATATATCTTcaatatatttcctattttAAACTAGATAGTAACTAGAagatttttactatataaaaataaaatatactatattcttatttatataagtaaatataataattaaaagttataataggtaagtatatttagaagtttcttacttaaaatttttaaatatattattattaatataagatatatataataaataaatatactaccctATTGCCTACTAGAGGTTACTAGTAGGTACTAAGctagtaatactagtaataaaggtTTTTAAAACCTTTATTGACTGCCTTTATTAAAGcgcttattattataactaagCTAAACTACTTACTAAAACTACTAAAACTAGCCTATACTCGTATCTATACCTtctaaataggtatatttatattatatctacccttactatttaattagctagTTCCCTTCTAGGACccactttctttttctatttagtTATATAGCTAGAtatatacttcttcttcttcccttttactctctatagttaattatttattacattCGTCAAACTAGTAGTACTAACCACTTGCCTAACCTAcgtactataatacttaattaattattacttctcTAATTAGCTCAACAaacgctattactattaattaattagcaaTTATAATTCCTTTCTTTAATTAGTCCCGTTAAGAATACAGctgtactatattaatatttacccGACTAACGAAACCCAATTTCTATACGTAATTAAACGGAGCACCTACTACCTTACTAAGTTTAATCCTAATACAACGTACGTAGGGgagctatataatagttatattattagagtactagaaggtttataattaaaagtagaggattatatataactttaaggTTTGCTACGCCGGCGGAGCAATTTGGAATTCGaaatttttttctttcctttattaaattatcttattagtactatttaattaatactcttcttatcttattattattttaatttactcATTACTATTTtgattattacaattatttaattagctgCCCGCTCTCCTctgaataattaattagatttactaagtttaatatactttttgTAATGGGGACAGTACGGGTACTAGTTGTATAACTTAATTAAAGTTcaataaaagaggaaaagatcTATCTAAAATACGGATCCACTGGCGCAGAGGTTTTTATTAGGGCTACGCACTCTACActactataactaataatagctCTAATCTCAAAGACTAAAATCTATAATCCGAATACtagccctataatattacccccctcctttcccctcctccacccctccCTTACCTCTTtcctacttattattataattagtctttaatatatttataatttttatttcaattataaacttatttCCTacactactaattaatatactcgTACTTTCTATCTAATATAGCTATCGtcgtactaaataataactaaCGGTAGGCAACAATAAGCAACAAGTAGTAATCTCAGCGCCCGTACTCTCTAAATCCGTATATATAATCCTTCTCCCCCTCGCTTTTCGaatttctccctcttctcttcttttttctaataatagtttaaccccttaaagtaaataatactattcccTTCTCTaacctatacctatttatcaTCTCCAACCTtcctaatacttttaaataccttactatatattatcccctcttactattataattgcaACCCTAAATTCTAACCTTTATACTCTTTgccttactaataataatttactaacttctattacCACCCCTCCTAATACTTTACCTACTAACTCCcctactatttactttaatattttactccCCAGCCTTccctcctactactcctccttattaatattaacccccTTAACACCCCTCCCCTATTCCCTAATacacccctcccccttcgcTACCACCCCCTACCCCTCTAATTCTTACCCTATAAAaagtacttatataatataaatatattttttttatactatttcccTAAAGTCTCTaccctactattaatctattactaacccttttattataatataaatacaaagaATCCGccatcctatatattatatatttaaatataaagtaggtttattctacaatatttaattgtattatatatatttattattattataataataagtaatataattaaatattacccttaactctatatatattcgctACTTAAGAAACGGTAATACatactatagttaaagtaatagtaaaggacaactttaattaatatataaatatttagagaaATACCGCCGAACTATATaagaaagtatttattaattaatatattactcctacctcttcctttttgtcTCTCCTCCTACTTAAaaactttagtattaattttctttctctcttttcttttttacttataaatacttctactata
It encodes:
- a CDS encoding RING finger domain-containing protein; translation: MKVKIKKWNAVATWRWDLPEDDVCGICQVHFDGTCPTCKYPGDECSLLSGKCGHNFHMHCILEWIKQDSAKGQCPMCRQKFEWNGRPYATETSLADTIQGQTLAEN
- a CDS encoding thiosulfate sulfurtransferase, producing MARVGVISPLRASMRSTAAKTGAVRCFSSYLVTPKELHEALKKAPPSPISSEPRVIPLCASWFLPNDPQKRTGLDVFIEKRIPKARFFDLDKVIDKRSPYPHMLPSSKDFAAAMSELGIRREDTVVIYDSQELGIFSAPRVGWTMKVFGHPKVHILNNFKLWIEEGLPTESGNVWTIECGTYPIPEMNEDKVASFEEVRQVAIDSSKEGSKSVQILDARSPGRWSGTEPEPREGLSSGHMPGSINIPFSAVLDSSTKAFLPADKLKEVFARAGVDPSKPIISSCGTGVTACVLETALNEAQFGSPEKSKVYDGSWTEWAQRVKSSESLIEKAE